From a single Silene latifolia isolate original U9 population chromosome 6, ASM4854445v1, whole genome shotgun sequence genomic region:
- the LOC141586489 gene encoding photosystem I chlorophyll a/b-binding protein 3-1, chloroplastic-like: protein MAAQALVSSSLSSSVETARQILGAKSGVSTSSSRKTSFVVRASATPPVKQEANRPLWFASKQSLSYLDGSLPGDYGFDPLGLSDPEGTGGFIEPKWLAYGEIINGRFAMLGAAGAIAPEIFGKLGLIPAETALPWFQTGVIPPAGTYNYWADNYTLFVLEMALMGFAEHRRFQDWAKPGSMGKQYFLGLEKGFGGSGEPAYPGGPFFNPLGFGKDEKSMKELKLKEVKNGRLAMLAILGYFIQGLVTGVGPYQNLLDHLADPVNNNVLTSLKFH from the exons ATGGCAGCACAAGCATTGGTCTCATCTTCTTTGAGTTCTTCTGTTGAAACTGCTAGACAAATTCTTGGTGCTAAGTCTGGTGTTTCTACTTCTTCATCTAGGAAGACTTCCTTTGTTGTTAGGGCTTCTGCTACCCCACCTGTTAAG CAAGAAGCAAACAGGCCCTTGTGGTTTGCATCCAAACAAAGTCTATCTTACTTGGATGGCAG CCTACCAGGTGACTACGGATTCGACCCACTAGGTCTATCAGACCCAGAAGGCACAGGAGGTTTCATTGAGCCAAAATGGTTAGCCTATGGTGAAATAATCAACGGGCGATTTGCAATGCTCGGTGCAGCGGGTGCCATTGCCCCCGAAATCTTTGGAAAACTCGGTCTCATCCCAGCCGAAACCGCCCTGCCCTGGTTCCAAACCGGGGTGATCCCACCAGCAGGCACATACAACTATTGGGCTGACAATTACACCTTATTTGTCCTAGAAATGGCCTTAATGGGCTTTGCCGAGCACAGAAGGTTTCAAGATTGGGCCAAGCCTGGATCCATGGGAAAACAATACTTCTTGGGGTTAGAAAAGGGATTCGGCGGGTCGGGTGAACCCGCGTACCCCGGCGGACCGTTTTTCAACCCATTGGGCTTTGGTAAAGATGAGAAGTCCATGAAGGAACTTAAACTTAAGGAAGTGAAAAATGGAAGGTTGGCTATGTTGGCTATATTGGGCTACTTTATACAAGGCCTTGTAACTGGTGTGGGCCCATACCAAAACTTGCTTGACCATTTGGCTGACCCAGTCAACAACAATGTGTTGACCAGTCTCAAGTTCCATTAA